The Sphingopyxis sp. BE259 nucleotide sequence GCGGGTGGCGAGGTGAGCGCGGAGCGAGGTGGTGTCGTTGAACATCATGTTCCTGTGGCGGCGCGGCGGCGGGCGCGCAAGCCCGATTCGCGGGCCCTCATGCGATGGATCGATGGTTTCCCGCGTAATTAGATTCTTCCCATACGCAATTTTCGCGCTAGGTTGCCCCATTCGCGCGGCGGGGAGCCGCGCCCACGATAAATGGGAAAAGGGACGCTTTGATGAAAGATGTAAGCCTCTGGCAAGAGGGCGACTGGATCGCGGTAATCGCGCTGGTCCTATTGGGGGTCTTTCTGACCGTCGGCGCGTTGATCGCGACCAGCAGGAAGCCCGAATTCGCCGGCCACCCCAAAGGCCTTTACATGCTGTTCTTTGCCGAAATGTGGGAGCGTTTTTCCTATTACGGCATGCGCGCCATCCTGATTTTCTACCTGACCCAGCACTGGCTGTTCAGCGACAGCAAATCCAGCCTGATCTACGGCGCCTATACCAGCCTGGTGTATATCACCCCGGTGCTCGGCGGCTATCTGGCCGACCGCTATCTGGGCCAGCGCAAGGCGGTGCTGTTCGGCGGCGTGCTGCTCGCCGCAGGGCATAGCTTGATGGCGGTCGAGGGCGTCGGCGGACAGAATGATCCGACGATCAACGTGTTCTGGGCGGCGCTTGCCTTCATCATCGTCGGTTCGGGTTTCCTGAAAGCCAATATCTCGGTGATGGTCGGCCAGTTGTACAAGCTGACCGATACCCGCCGCGACAGCGCCTACACGATCTTTTACATGGGCATCAACGCTGGCGCCGCGCTCGGCACCATCCTCGTCGCCTATCTGGGGCAGACGATCGGTTGGGGTTTCGGCTTCGGGCTCGCCGGTATCGGGATGCTCGCCGGTCTGGTGGTTTTCGTGTTGGGCAAGAAAGCGCTGCACGGCGCGGGCGAAGCCCCGCGGGTGCTCGCCAAATCGCGTGAGTTCACCATCTATGGCATCGGCTTTGCCGCGGTCGCGGTGATCTGGGCGCTGGTGCAGTATCAGGACATCATCCAGTCGCTGCTCGCGGTGTCGGGCGTCGCGCTGCTCGGTTATGTCCTTTATGAGAGTTTCAAGCTGGAAAAAGAGCCGCGCGAGCGCATGTTCGCGATCCTGTTCCTGATCAGTCTCAACCCGCTGTTCTGGGGCTTGTTCGAGCAGGCGGGCGGATCGATGAACCTGTTCACTGACCGCTTCGTCGACCGCGGCGGCGTTCCGGCGGGGATCTTCCAGTCGATCAATCCGATCATCATCATCCTCGTCGCGCCGCTGTTTGCTGCGCTGTGGGGCTGGCTGGGCAAACGCGGCACCGAACCGTCGGCTCCGGCCAAATTCGGACTGGCGCTGGCGCAGATGGGCTTGGCCAATCTGGTTTTGGTGTGGGGCGCCGAAGCCTATGGCGTCGCCGCAATGACGCCGGTGCTGCTGGTGTTCGCTTATTATTTCTTCGCCACTACCGGCGAGTTGTGCCTCAGCCCCGTCGGGCTTAGCGCGATGAACCGCCTGGCCCCGACGTTCCTGGCGTCGCTGATCATGGGCGCGTGGTTCTACATGACCGCGGTCGGCAATTTCGTCGCCGGCAAGATCGGCGAGGCGACCGGCGGCCATGATGGCCAGATGACCAAGCAAGGCTTGCTCGACATCTATGAACTGTTTGGCTGGATCGCGATCGGCGCCGCAGTCGCGGTGCTGCTGGTCAGCCCGATCGTGAAGCGGTGGATGCATCTCGACACGCTGCGCGACCGCGACGAGGTTGCCGGGGCAGGCGAGCTCGGCGAACCGCAGGCCGCGGGCGTTCATCCCGAACCCAAGGGAGCATAAGCGATGGTCCGGGGCGTGAAGGGCAGCCTGCTGGCTGCGGTGTCGCTGGTGCTTGTCGGCTGTGCGGCAACTGGCAAGGAAACGGCTTCGGCGGGCGACAAGCCCGCCGCGACCGAAAAGCCGGTCAAGTTTAACAAGGATCCCTATCCGTCGACCTATCGCCCCTATGGCGGGCGGCCGACCGCGGTGCGCGGCGTTACCATCTTTGACGGCGAAGGCGGCCGCATCGACAATGGCGTGGTGCTGTTTGCGAAAGGCAACGTCGAGGCGGTCGGCGGCGCCGACACCGCGATCCCGGCTGACTTCGACGTGATCGACGGGACCGGCAAGTTCGTCACCCCCGGAATCATCGACATCCACAGCCATCTCGGCGACTATCCCTCGCCCAGCGTTGAGGCGCATTCGGACGGCAACGAGGCGACGTCGCCGACGACCCCCGAAGTGTGGTCCGAACATAGCGTCTGGCCGCAGGATCCGGGGTTCAGCCGCGCGCTGGCGAATGGCGGCGTCACCGCGCTACAGGTGCTGCCGGGCAGCGCCAACCTGATGGGCGGGCGCTCGATCACCCTGAAGAACGTCCCGTCGCGCACGGTACAGGGGATGAAATTCCCCGGCGCGCCTTACGGCATGAAAATGGCGTGCGGCGAGAATCCGAAGCGCGTTTATGGCGGCAAGGGCCGCGCGCCGTCGACCCGCATGGGCAATTTCGCGGTCAACCGCGCGACGTGGCAGAAGGCCGCGGCGTACAAGAAGAAGATGGACGATGGCAAAGCCGTCGATCGCGATCTGGCGATGGAAACGCTGGCCGGGGTGCTGGCCGGCGAAATCCTGGTCCACAATCATTGCTACCGCGCCGACGAGATGGCGCTGGTGATCGATATGTCGAAGGAATTCGGCTACAAGGTATCGACCTTTCACCACGCGGTCGAAAGCTACAAGATCGCCGACATCCTGGCCAAAGAAGGCATTTGTTCGGCGATGTGGGCCGACTGGTGGGGCTTCAAGATGGAAGCCTATGACAGCGTGAACGAGAATATTCCGCTGGTGTACAAGGCGGGCGCCTGCACCATCGTCCATTCGGACGACGCCAACCAGATTCAGCGGCTCAATCAGGAGGCCGCGAAAGCGCGCGCTGCGGGGCGCCGCATGGGGATCGACGTCAGCGACGAGGTGGCATGGACCTGGCTGTCGCTAAACCCCGCCAAGGCGCTGGGCATCGGCGACAAGACGGGCAGTCTGAAGCCGGGCAAGATGGCCGACGTCGTGCTGTGGAACGGCAATCCGTTCAGCGCCTATACCCGGCCCGAAAAAGTATGGGTCGATGGCGCGCTGATGTTCGATGCGTTCGATCCGAAACGCCGACCGGTGAGTGATTTCGAGCTGGGTCAGCCCGGCGAGGGAG carries:
- a CDS encoding amidohydrolase, producing the protein MVRGVKGSLLAAVSLVLVGCAATGKETASAGDKPAATEKPVKFNKDPYPSTYRPYGGRPTAVRGVTIFDGEGGRIDNGVVLFAKGNVEAVGGADTAIPADFDVIDGTGKFVTPGIIDIHSHLGDYPSPSVEAHSDGNEATSPTTPEVWSEHSVWPQDPGFSRALANGGVTALQVLPGSANLMGGRSITLKNVPSRTVQGMKFPGAPYGMKMACGENPKRVYGGKGRAPSTRMGNFAVNRATWQKAAAYKKKMDDGKAVDRDLAMETLAGVLAGEILVHNHCYRADEMALVIDMSKEFGYKVSTFHHAVESYKIADILAKEGICSAMWADWWGFKMEAYDSVNENIPLVYKAGACTIVHSDDANQIQRLNQEAAKARAAGRRMGIDVSDEVAWTWLSLNPAKALGIGDKTGSLKPGKMADVVLWNGNPFSAYTRPEKVWVDGALMFDAFDPKRRPVSDFELGQPGEGDVK
- a CDS encoding peptide MFS transporter yields the protein MKDVSLWQEGDWIAVIALVLLGVFLTVGALIATSRKPEFAGHPKGLYMLFFAEMWERFSYYGMRAILIFYLTQHWLFSDSKSSLIYGAYTSLVYITPVLGGYLADRYLGQRKAVLFGGVLLAAGHSLMAVEGVGGQNDPTINVFWAALAFIIVGSGFLKANISVMVGQLYKLTDTRRDSAYTIFYMGINAGAALGTILVAYLGQTIGWGFGFGLAGIGMLAGLVVFVLGKKALHGAGEAPRVLAKSREFTIYGIGFAAVAVIWALVQYQDIIQSLLAVSGVALLGYVLYESFKLEKEPRERMFAILFLISLNPLFWGLFEQAGGSMNLFTDRFVDRGGVPAGIFQSINPIIIILVAPLFAALWGWLGKRGTEPSAPAKFGLALAQMGLANLVLVWGAEAYGVAAMTPVLLVFAYYFFATTGELCLSPVGLSAMNRLAPTFLASLIMGAWFYMTAVGNFVAGKIGEATGGHDGQMTKQGLLDIYELFGWIAIGAAVAVLLVSPIVKRWMHLDTLRDRDEVAGAGELGEPQAAGVHPEPKGA